A stretch of the Polyangiaceae bacterium genome encodes the following:
- a CDS encoding YceI family protein: protein MQRLVRSALSGLAAISVSLAASAALEDAGDVEVRFLAVGPAGMKINGEASELKAKEKNGKVTLEVPVTNLKTGIGLRDKHLKKYLEVGKYPSATLEIDRSKLKFPENDKTVRASATGSFTLHGVTKPLKFQYKALRTGSDYHVQALATVDIRDHDVEVPCYLGVCVDPEVKLKVKLKLREK, encoded by the coding sequence ATGCAGAGACTGGTTCGAAGCGCGCTGTCTGGACTCGCCGCCATCAGCGTCTCCCTCGCCGCTTCGGCGGCGCTCGAGGATGCGGGCGACGTCGAGGTACGCTTCCTGGCCGTTGGTCCCGCGGGCATGAAGATCAACGGCGAAGCCTCCGAGCTGAAAGCCAAGGAGAAGAACGGCAAGGTCACCCTCGAGGTGCCGGTCACGAACCTCAAGACGGGCATCGGGCTCCGCGACAAGCACCTCAAGAAGTACCTGGAGGTCGGCAAGTATCCCTCGGCGACCTTGGAGATCGACCGCAGCAAGCTCAAGTTTCCGGAGAACGACAAGACCGTGCGGGCCAGCGCGACCGGAAGCTTCACGCTGCACGGCGTGACCAAGCCGCTCAAGTTCCAGTACAAGGCGCTGCGGACGGGCAGCGACTATCACGTGCAGGCGCTCGCCACCGTGGACATTCGCGACCATGACGTGGAGGTGCCGTGCTACCTGGGCGTGTGCGTCGACCCCGAAGTGAAGCTCAAGGTGAAGCTCAAGCTGCGCGAGAAGTGA
- a CDS encoding class I SAM-dependent methyltransferase → MALGRLGAGWHPRLERCLGTVGYQCDPSALPALAELLDRVVEWNDKVDLTAARDPDELVDLFVADAAVVARLHPPADETWVDVGSGAGAPGVPLALFTHAVFTLVEPKAKRVAFLRTVVGALGLGRVSVRRDRSEALAGSSFDVAISRATLEPAEWLSEGARVARSAVWLLVARSEAPALAGWQIDRDESYELPLTGAPRRVLRYVRVAARGK, encoded by the coding sequence ATGGCGCTCGGGCGACTCGGAGCGGGCTGGCATCCGCGCCTCGAGCGCTGCCTCGGGACTGTGGGCTATCAATGCGACCCCAGCGCGCTGCCGGCGCTCGCCGAGCTCCTGGACCGAGTCGTGGAGTGGAACGACAAGGTCGACCTCACGGCGGCGCGCGATCCAGACGAGCTGGTGGATCTGTTCGTCGCCGACGCTGCCGTGGTGGCACGCCTGCACCCGCCGGCGGACGAGACCTGGGTGGACGTCGGCAGCGGCGCGGGAGCGCCCGGAGTTCCCCTCGCGCTGTTCACACACGCGGTCTTCACGCTGGTCGAGCCCAAGGCCAAGCGAGTGGCGTTTCTCCGCACGGTGGTCGGCGCGCTGGGCCTAGGGCGGGTCAGCGTGCGTCGCGATCGCTCCGAGGCCCTCGCTGGCTCGAGCTTCGACGTGGCCATCTCCCGGGCTACGCTCGAGCCCGCCGAGTGGCTCTCCGAGGGCGCGCGCGTCGCCCGCAGCGCCGTCTGGCTACTGGTCGCCCGCAGCGAGGCCCCAGCCCTCGCCGGCTGGCAGATCGACCGGGACGAAAGCTATGAGCTGCCCCTGACCGGCGCACCGCGTCGAGTGCTGCGGTACGTCCGGGTGGCGGCCCGGGGGAAATGA
- a CDS encoding phosphotransferase → MPTLPPAAARDPAPSLDALERLVRTLTGREEPLCLEAMEGGASTRRFFRVDLGRGGSAVAMYVPDARRSDEVAKADDAERRWPFLEVRELLASRDVRVPAVLGEACEAGFVLVEDLGDDTLARYLEKHPESRERLYQTAVADLARAQRRLHPLPPGSVIASRAFDEDLLRWEVDHFREWALEARGIALSAEDQATFAEAADALAKTIAGWPKGFVHRDYQSRNLMVHERPGAEPELVWIDFQDALLGPRVYDLVALLNDSYQSFDRAFVEARLDEYAVHHELDQAGRAAVGREFDTVTVQRKLKDAGRFVFIDRVRQNPSFLAFVEPTIEKVFGALERLAGDPTLDRLHALLRRVL, encoded by the coding sequence ATGCCCACCCTCCCCCCAGCGGCCGCCCGCGATCCGGCGCCGTCTCTCGACGCTCTCGAACGCCTGGTGCGGACGTTGACGGGGCGCGAGGAGCCGCTCTGCCTGGAAGCCATGGAGGGCGGCGCGTCCACTCGCCGCTTCTTCCGCGTCGACCTGGGCAGAGGAGGCTCCGCTGTCGCGATGTACGTCCCAGACGCGAGGCGCTCGGACGAGGTCGCCAAGGCCGACGACGCCGAACGGCGCTGGCCGTTCCTGGAGGTGCGGGAGCTCTTGGCCAGTCGAGACGTCCGCGTCCCCGCCGTGCTGGGTGAGGCCTGCGAGGCCGGCTTCGTGCTCGTCGAGGATCTGGGGGACGACACCCTCGCGCGCTACCTCGAGAAGCACCCGGAGTCGCGCGAGCGCCTGTACCAGACCGCCGTCGCCGATCTGGCGCGTGCCCAGCGGCGCCTGCACCCGCTGCCGCCCGGCTCGGTCATTGCCTCGCGGGCGTTCGACGAAGACCTGCTCCGCTGGGAGGTCGACCACTTCCGCGAATGGGCGCTCGAGGCCCGGGGGATCGCGCTTTCCGCCGAGGACCAGGCCACCTTCGCGGAGGCTGCCGACGCCCTCGCCAAGACCATCGCGGGCTGGCCCAAGGGCTTCGTCCACCGCGACTACCAGAGCCGGAACCTGATGGTTCACGAACGGCCAGGTGCGGAGCCGGAGCTGGTCTGGATCGACTTTCAGGACGCCCTGCTCGGGCCCCGTGTCTACGATCTGGTCGCGCTCTTGAACGACAGCTACCAGAGCTTCGACCGCGCCTTCGTCGAGGCGCGCCTCGACGAATACGCCGTGCACCACGAGCTCGACCAGGCCGGTCGCGCGGCCGTCGGCCGGGAGTTCGACACCGTCACCGTGCAGCGCAAGCTGAAGGACGCGGGGCGCTTCGTCTTCATCGATCGCGTGCGCCAGAACCCCAGCTTCCTCGCCTTCGTCGAGCCCACGATCGAGAAGGTGTTCGGCGCGCTGGAACGCCTGGCAGGAGATCCCACGCTCGACCGTCTGCACGCCTTGCTCCGACGCGTGCTCTGA
- a CDS encoding elongation factor G has product MNPSSPRVIRNIALLGQASSGKTTLVERLLFEAKAIKAMGAVSRGDTVSDFDPLEKSMGHSLNVSLANLDWADHFVKLLDTPGTPDFLGRAFEALEAVETAAVVVNAETGVSAVTRRAMRAAEGLCRMLIVNKIDAAPGALGELMTELTDTFGKVCLPLNLPSPDGQRVVDCFFSPELDAKTAFSNVAAAHEAIVDQVVALDDALMEAYLGQGESLKPEQLHDAFEAALRQGALIPVCFVSAQSGAGATELLNVLARLMPDPTEGNPPKFFKGEGADVQPVEIVPDPAKHVVAHVFEVINDPFRGKLSIFRVYQGTITANSQLYIGSIRKPFKVGHLLRLQGKEQVDLEQAIPGDICAVARVDAIFRDAVLHDCHDEDNYHLTPPPFPEPVFGLALLPERHGDEQKLSDSLHRLLDEDPSLKVEHNPESNETIIRGLGELHLRTVVEQLRSRYNVQVTTRLPTVPYRETIVGRAEARYRHKKQTGGAGQFGEVAIRIEPLERGAGFEFVDEIKGGVIPGQFIPAVEKGVRQAMAEGAVAGFPISDVRVTLFDGKTHAVDSKEVAFITAGRYAMLEAVAQAKPVVLEPLLEVQVRARAELVGDVSADFSHRRGRITGNQSLPHGHVELSGVAPMAEMADFEGSLKSMTGGDGSYSVALSHYEQVPEPVQQRLMSEYQKRRAEGH; this is encoded by the coding sequence ATGAATCCGTCTTCCCCTCGTGTAATCCGCAACATCGCTCTGCTCGGCCAGGCCAGCAGCGGCAAAACCACGTTGGTCGAACGCCTGCTCTTCGAAGCCAAGGCCATCAAGGCGATGGGCGCCGTGTCCCGAGGCGACACCGTGAGCGACTTCGACCCCCTGGAGAAGTCTATGGGGCACTCGCTGAACGTGAGTCTCGCCAACCTCGACTGGGCCGACCACTTCGTGAAGCTCCTGGACACTCCGGGCACGCCGGACTTCCTGGGTCGCGCGTTCGAGGCGCTCGAGGCGGTGGAGACCGCCGCGGTGGTCGTCAATGCGGAGACGGGCGTCAGCGCGGTGACGCGCCGAGCCATGCGCGCCGCCGAGGGGCTGTGCCGCATGCTGATCGTCAACAAGATCGACGCCGCCCCGGGTGCGCTCGGTGAGCTGATGACGGAGCTGACCGACACCTTCGGTAAGGTCTGTCTCCCGCTCAACCTGCCGTCACCCGACGGGCAGCGCGTCGTCGATTGCTTCTTCTCACCGGAGCTCGACGCGAAGACGGCGTTCTCGAACGTCGCGGCCGCCCACGAGGCCATCGTGGACCAGGTGGTCGCGCTCGACGACGCGCTGATGGAGGCGTACCTGGGCCAGGGCGAGTCCCTGAAGCCGGAGCAGCTCCACGACGCTTTCGAAGCTGCGCTCAGGCAGGGCGCGCTCATTCCGGTCTGCTTCGTCTCGGCGCAGAGCGGCGCCGGGGCAACCGAGCTGCTCAACGTGCTCGCTCGGCTCATGCCCGACCCGACTGAGGGGAATCCGCCCAAGTTCTTCAAGGGCGAAGGCGCGGACGTCCAACCCGTGGAGATCGTCCCGGATCCGGCGAAGCACGTGGTCGCCCACGTCTTCGAGGTCATCAACGACCCGTTCCGGGGCAAGCTCTCGATCTTCCGCGTCTACCAGGGCACGATCACCGCCAACAGTCAGCTCTACATCGGCAGCATCCGCAAGCCGTTCAAGGTGGGACACCTCCTGCGCCTCCAGGGCAAGGAGCAGGTGGACCTCGAGCAGGCGATCCCCGGCGACATCTGCGCGGTGGCCCGCGTCGACGCCATCTTCCGCGACGCCGTCCTCCACGACTGCCACGACGAGGACAACTACCACCTGACACCGCCGCCGTTCCCGGAGCCGGTGTTCGGCTTGGCCTTGCTTCCGGAGCGTCACGGCGACGAGCAGAAGCTGTCGGACTCGCTGCACCGCCTGCTGGACGAAGATCCGTCGCTCAAGGTCGAGCACAACCCGGAGTCGAACGAGACCATCATCCGCGGGCTCGGCGAGCTGCACCTGCGCACGGTCGTCGAGCAGCTCAGGTCGCGCTACAACGTCCAGGTCACCACGCGACTGCCCACGGTGCCGTACCGGGAGACCATCGTCGGGCGCGCCGAGGCCCGCTACCGGCACAAGAAGCAGACCGGTGGCGCCGGGCAGTTCGGCGAGGTCGCCATCCGCATCGAGCCCCTGGAGCGCGGGGCCGGCTTCGAGTTCGTGGACGAGATCAAGGGCGGCGTCATCCCCGGCCAGTTCATCCCGGCAGTCGAGAAGGGCGTGCGTCAGGCCATGGCCGAAGGTGCGGTCGCCGGCTTCCCGATCTCGGACGTGCGCGTGACGCTGTTCGACGGAAAGACCCACGCCGTGGACTCGAAAGAGGTCGCGTTCATCACCGCGGGCCGCTACGCCATGCTGGAGGCAGTGGCGCAGGCGAAGCCGGTCGTGCTTGAGCCGCTGCTCGAGGTGCAGGTGCGCGCCCGCGCCGAGCTGGTCGGTGACGTGAGCGCCGACTTCTCGCACCGCCGCGGCCGCATCACCGGGAACCAGTCGCTCCCGCACGGCCACGTGGAGCTGAGCGGGGTCGCGCCGATGGCAGAGATGGCGGACTTCGAGGGTAGCCTCAAGTCCATGACCGGCGGCGACGGCAGCTACTCGGTCGCGCTCAGCCACTACGAGCAGGTGCCGGAGCCCGTCCAGCAACGTCTGATGAGCGAGTACCAGAAGCGCCGAGCCGAGGGCCACTGA
- a CDS encoding DUF465 domain-containing protein: protein MHVETHELESDFPDYVELIAELRHRDAKFQALFDSYSRTNFEVVKAEEADVPMSDFSFEELKKRRVYLKDEIYGLLRAHAGKL from the coding sequence ATGCACGTCGAAACACACGAGCTGGAGTCCGATTTCCCCGATTACGTCGAGCTCATCGCCGAGCTTCGCCACCGCGACGCGAAGTTCCAGGCGTTGTTCGACAGCTACTCCCGGACGAACTTCGAGGTCGTGAAGGCCGAGGAAGCGGACGTGCCGATGTCCGACTTCAGCTTCGAGGAGCTCAAGAAGCGGCGCGTGTACTTGAAGGACGAGATCTACGGGCTCCTGCGCGCGCACGCCGGCAAGCTCTGA
- a CDS encoding septal ring lytic transglycosylase RlpA family protein, with the protein MALRWVLLGILLAACAREAAPVAPGAQPTALAPEPAAPAQEPGSAEPEVREVLEGEATYYSDKLAGRKTASGERYDPGALTAAHRTLPFGTVVRVVRQGTQRSVVVRITDRGPFGKPSRIIDLSKAAARELDMLRAGVVPVRVEVLSSAPSPR; encoded by the coding sequence ATGGCTCTCCGCTGGGTTCTTCTGGGGATCCTCCTCGCCGCCTGCGCTCGTGAGGCGGCGCCCGTCGCGCCCGGAGCGCAGCCGACGGCTCTTGCCCCAGAGCCGGCCGCGCCTGCCCAAGAGCCGGGGAGCGCGGAGCCGGAGGTCCGAGAAGTACTCGAAGGCGAGGCGACCTACTACTCGGACAAGCTGGCCGGGCGGAAGACCGCCAGCGGGGAGCGCTACGACCCCGGCGCGCTGACCGCCGCGCATCGCACGTTGCCCTTCGGGACCGTGGTGAGGGTGGTCCGCCAAGGCACCCAGCGCTCGGTAGTCGTGCGGATCACGGATCGCGGACCGTTCGGCAAGCCGAGCCGGATCATCGACCTGTCCAAGGCTGCGGCGCGGGAGCTCGACATGCTGCGGGCCGGCGTCGTCCCGGTCCGCGTCGAGGTGCTGTCGTCGGCCCCGTCGCCGCGGTAG
- a CDS encoding SDR family oxidoreductase has protein sequence MTAPKESLAIVLTGCASGIGRQLATDLYRLGHRIVATDVNDEAMRRWGATHWPDPERVEILALDVREAEAWERVLDRAEARFGQIDVLMNVAGYLVARWSHETSVADVGLTIDVNVKGVIFGTNAAVRRMLRQGHGHVINVASIAGIVPVPGLAAYCASKHAVRGFSVAVAQEVREHGVQVTVVCPGPVATPMLDVQLPRDEAAITFSGARALAPEEVSTAIIERALGKKPLELVLPAPRSGQRVMAKLVGAWPELGSLVEPVLTRIGRRRQERMRRR, from the coding sequence ATGACGGCTCCGAAGGAATCGCTGGCGATCGTGCTCACGGGGTGCGCGAGCGGGATCGGCAGGCAGCTCGCGACGGATCTCTACCGGCTGGGTCACCGCATCGTCGCGACGGACGTCAACGACGAGGCGATGCGACGCTGGGGAGCCACCCACTGGCCGGACCCCGAGCGCGTGGAAATCTTGGCGCTCGACGTCCGCGAGGCCGAGGCCTGGGAGCGCGTGCTCGATCGCGCCGAGGCGCGCTTCGGTCAGATCGACGTGCTGATGAACGTCGCGGGATACCTGGTGGCGCGCTGGTCCCACGAGACGTCCGTCGCCGACGTCGGCTTGACCATCGACGTCAACGTCAAGGGCGTCATCTTCGGCACCAACGCCGCCGTGCGCCGCATGCTCCGCCAGGGGCACGGCCACGTGATCAACGTGGCCAGCATCGCCGGCATCGTGCCGGTACCCGGCCTGGCCGCGTACTGTGCGTCGAAGCACGCCGTGCGTGGCTTCTCCGTGGCGGTGGCGCAGGAGGTCCGCGAGCACGGCGTCCAGGTGACGGTCGTGTGTCCGGGCCCGGTGGCGACGCCGATGCTGGACGTGCAGCTGCCCCGCGACGAGGCCGCCATCACCTTCAGCGGCGCCCGGGCGCTCGCGCCGGAGGAGGTCTCGACGGCGATCATCGAGCGCGCGCTCGGGAAGAAACCCCTCGAGCTCGTCCTCCCAGCACCGCGCTCGGGACAACGGGTGATGGCCAAGCTGGTCGGCGCCTGGCCGGAGCTCGGCTCCCTGGTCGAGCCCGTGCTGACGCGCATCGGTCGGCGGCGCCAGGAGCGGATGCGCCGTCGCTGA
- a CDS encoding VWA domain-containing protein, with the protein MSRRAAEPQNGRWVLAAVISLMVALAPSRALGQVNVALSYCAPDLGHGCDGQSPSNCPQLLKGYKGTGTANSPSARKLRVVLAYYVGSTANKATEIAATDRIEICRVKSINEVECPGAVPWLVYDKNVPGTSIDANTVAQGFTLAGPQPPRLIPIDWASPAEAETHLMVRVNGGSTVLGDIGAHGVCASWRQLAADPPGGRFHVFGVNPTTLPSLHACTEGSKLDWRGGLLGHVPQRNACLSPEIADYVRQAFGTIDVAQRDRIQSGLAPPNLGNPSETDAKAAWFNGRDAAGVALPTRLLLGPNPAGGQFDWGALRINVDAIRNIQPGLLPHQSLPGAAIDALDLSTHEYFHALQVAWGREVPTSNVHINGFISEGLTSSVEHNLCLAGFPGASGYPATDVRRTCVSAGKLETKPKSRGPYTSDELFTIPALDMLKREYESALFWRYLQEQFSYPLKSNPHPSGLQSGLPRLDDVLSQRPSDEGMDLVGQMFLGFAEPASATLSTPTAINKVLTSRLGRSLSDAMFDFHTALVLKEYTDTDPRWRFEWTHGYGYHSAIPLSDGKPFTIGPQLTNNTCDVALNDPCDNLPRAFRIIDTWQPGPTKKELPAGAGVSSVQPAGVGARGAAFLSVRPAPGWVGKKLYFRAEVLPKSNGPRIRVFRIDRQSSTQLVPKPVCQLGSDGECPGVQLSTGSLFFGVPVPIGASTEEVVAVVSGGAGASNFTWSFGPVSEQLAIVDPVQATPAFAGNKFARKKFLVKLSYRDAENHPIPLQNVSPDAYDVRVPNCAAAGTTGCKLEPWIDFYPFPLTGGNLLMVTSLPAAFYPAVASELDLQVSINGTTASAPGAIKTGLGSEAVVLALDRSGSMLGDRLEAAKVAAQVLVDSFAPASGFPTTSAGVVTYGNDATTLPIGPSGMEFVGVGNVTAIKSEIGKVSAFGATSIGDGLLEAQSLLAVRYDPPATLTADRHLIVVLSDGKNSAAADPAAYYLAAEPPTGDGNGPWPSLPLGRKPRGGVPGLRLPVVSSIAFGQDADLSELDHLARLTNGTLVYAPNPPASLALATLDVSDAMLSAYGTSSRFERVVGRRAVGGAAPVVFPVDAGAHELRVTVVSTEAEVAKGKLVAPSGNEYLPLLVNSAESTATYRIPDPEAGPWMAFTRPGAETSEANVLVEASLDAEAQMFATVDVGDVLPLGQTLGAGELTAWVGSDVALRAVVIDQSPLTRCVVDATVTLPDEVTRIALRLHDDGKHEDGRVGDGIFGVPFHQTSLPGMYAVRLFATCAVEPGDARVVRERQQAFVLAPLPDLDADGLPDRWQLRYGPAVEADSDVDRDGLTAAGEFQAATNPLLSDTDGGGEADGSEVAGGRDPRDPSDDAIDSPVIDPRAGNGVVFLPAGMGAAETVLVVERAGDEQGPFVPVLGARDGESPFLVVPAPNGQRVCHRMRAERGPVISGWSDVECATPNVDPVPPVVRVTSGLVVSRSRDVSLELEFEDPSLPTHVHPTVELGTVVSGVVELRYSFAGAPIESVAWQSVVAQLDLRLPDVPAGEIHVQVRDLAGNVSKVARVGFRRLLDTRVDQAIAAEERAEDQLDAGDLGTAKAEIVASLLKLDEAVLASLARLSQSKGANLDEVHVLTKLVRVKALKLTCVALLKAKTLHLANQRLQEALSLELELAEFAGERGLRL; encoded by the coding sequence ATGAGCCGCAGAGCCGCAGAGCCGCAGAATGGCCGATGGGTCCTCGCCGCCGTCATCTCTCTGATGGTGGCGCTCGCGCCTTCTCGCGCTCTCGGGCAGGTCAACGTCGCGCTGAGTTACTGCGCGCCTGATCTCGGCCACGGCTGCGACGGCCAGAGTCCCAGCAACTGCCCTCAGTTGCTCAAGGGGTACAAGGGCACCGGCACGGCGAACAGCCCGAGCGCGCGCAAGCTCAGGGTAGTCCTCGCGTACTACGTCGGCTCGACCGCGAACAAGGCCACGGAAATCGCGGCGACCGACCGAATCGAGATCTGCCGCGTCAAGTCCATCAATGAGGTCGAATGTCCGGGTGCGGTGCCTTGGCTCGTCTACGACAAGAACGTGCCGGGGACGAGCATCGACGCGAACACCGTTGCTCAGGGCTTCACGCTTGCAGGTCCACAGCCCCCTCGTCTGATCCCCATCGACTGGGCGAGCCCGGCTGAGGCGGAGACTCATCTGATGGTGAGAGTGAACGGCGGTAGCACCGTACTTGGCGACATCGGAGCGCACGGAGTGTGCGCGAGCTGGAGGCAGCTTGCCGCCGACCCACCGGGCGGCAGGTTTCACGTGTTCGGCGTGAACCCGACGACTCTGCCTTCTCTCCACGCGTGCACGGAGGGGTCGAAGCTCGATTGGAGGGGTGGGCTCCTGGGACACGTTCCGCAGCGCAACGCGTGCTTGTCGCCGGAGATAGCTGACTACGTCAGGCAGGCGTTCGGAACGATCGACGTCGCACAGCGGGATCGCATCCAGAGCGGGTTGGCGCCGCCGAACCTGGGCAATCCTTCGGAAACGGACGCCAAGGCCGCCTGGTTCAACGGCCGCGACGCTGCCGGCGTGGCGTTGCCCACCCGATTGCTGCTCGGACCGAACCCGGCGGGTGGACAGTTCGATTGGGGCGCGCTCCGCATCAACGTCGATGCCATCCGCAACATCCAGCCGGGGCTCTTGCCGCACCAGTCCCTCCCGGGAGCGGCGATCGACGCGCTGGACCTCAGCACCCACGAGTACTTCCACGCCCTGCAGGTCGCGTGGGGGCGAGAGGTCCCGACCAGCAACGTCCACATCAACGGCTTCATCAGCGAGGGGCTCACCTCGTCCGTCGAGCACAACCTCTGCCTCGCCGGCTTCCCCGGCGCGAGTGGCTACCCAGCGACGGACGTCCGCCGTACTTGTGTCTCGGCGGGGAAGTTGGAGACGAAGCCGAAATCCCGGGGGCCTTACACCAGCGACGAGCTGTTCACGATCCCCGCGCTGGACATGCTGAAACGCGAGTACGAGTCGGCGCTGTTCTGGCGGTACCTGCAGGAGCAGTTCTCCTATCCGCTCAAGTCGAACCCGCACCCATCCGGACTCCAATCTGGTCTCCCGCGACTGGATGACGTGCTTTCGCAGCGGCCATCTGACGAGGGGATGGACCTTGTCGGCCAGATGTTCCTCGGTTTCGCGGAGCCGGCCTCCGCCACGCTTTCGACACCCACGGCCATCAACAAGGTTCTCACCAGTCGCCTGGGCCGGAGCCTCAGCGACGCCATGTTCGACTTTCATACCGCCTTGGTGCTCAAGGAGTACACGGACACCGACCCGCGCTGGCGCTTCGAGTGGACGCACGGCTACGGGTACCACAGCGCCATCCCGCTCTCGGACGGTAAGCCGTTCACGATCGGTCCGCAGCTCACGAACAACACGTGCGACGTTGCCCTCAACGACCCCTGCGACAATTTGCCACGAGCGTTCCGAATCATCGACACCTGGCAGCCCGGGCCGACGAAGAAGGAGCTCCCGGCGGGTGCCGGCGTCTCGAGCGTTCAGCCGGCCGGCGTCGGCGCGCGCGGTGCCGCGTTCTTGTCGGTGCGACCTGCGCCAGGTTGGGTCGGCAAGAAGCTCTACTTCCGCGCGGAAGTGCTCCCGAAGTCCAACGGGCCTCGCATCCGGGTGTTTCGAATCGACCGCCAGTCGTCCACCCAGCTCGTCCCCAAGCCGGTTTGTCAGCTCGGCTCGGACGGCGAGTGCCCGGGGGTGCAGCTCTCGACCGGCTCGCTCTTCTTCGGCGTCCCGGTGCCGATCGGGGCGAGCACGGAGGAAGTCGTCGCGGTGGTCAGCGGCGGCGCAGGTGCGTCGAATTTCACCTGGTCGTTCGGCCCGGTCTCGGAGCAGCTCGCCATCGTCGATCCCGTTCAGGCGACTCCGGCGTTCGCGGGCAACAAGTTCGCGCGCAAGAAGTTCCTGGTGAAGCTGAGCTACCGCGACGCCGAGAACCACCCCATCCCGCTGCAGAACGTGTCGCCCGATGCGTACGACGTCAGGGTGCCGAACTGCGCGGCGGCTGGAACGACCGGCTGCAAGCTCGAGCCGTGGATCGACTTCTATCCGTTTCCGCTGACGGGCGGTAATCTGCTGATGGTCACGTCGCTGCCGGCGGCGTTCTACCCGGCAGTCGCGAGCGAGCTGGACCTCCAAGTCTCCATCAACGGCACGACGGCGTCGGCGCCCGGAGCGATCAAGACCGGGCTCGGGTCGGAGGCCGTCGTGTTGGCCCTCGACCGGAGCGGCAGCATGCTCGGCGATCGACTCGAAGCGGCCAAGGTCGCTGCGCAGGTTCTGGTCGACTCCTTCGCCCCCGCGAGCGGATTCCCGACCACTTCCGCGGGCGTCGTCACGTACGGAAATGACGCCACCACGCTGCCGATCGGGCCGAGTGGCATGGAGTTCGTCGGGGTGGGCAACGTGACCGCGATCAAGTCGGAGATCGGGAAGGTCTCCGCGTTTGGCGCGACCAGCATCGGCGACGGGCTGCTCGAGGCACAGTCCTTGTTGGCGGTCCGCTACGACCCGCCCGCGACGCTGACTGCGGACCGCCACCTGATCGTCGTGCTGTCTGACGGCAAGAACTCCGCTGCCGCCGATCCAGCTGCATACTACCTCGCAGCCGAACCACCCACGGGCGACGGCAACGGTCCGTGGCCGAGTCTCCCCCTGGGCAGGAAGCCGCGCGGCGGAGTGCCCGGCCTCCGGCTCCCCGTCGTTTCGAGCATCGCCTTCGGACAGGACGCTGACCTCTCTGAGCTCGATCACCTGGCGCGGCTCACCAACGGTACCCTGGTGTACGCGCCGAATCCACCAGCGTCGCTGGCACTGGCGACCCTCGATGTGTCCGACGCGATGCTCTCCGCCTACGGAACCAGTTCCCGTTTCGAGAGGGTCGTCGGACGGCGTGCAGTTGGAGGGGCGGCTCCGGTCGTTTTTCCCGTCGACGCGGGCGCGCACGAGCTGCGGGTCACCGTGGTCTCGACGGAAGCCGAGGTCGCCAAGGGCAAGCTCGTCGCGCCGTCCGGCAACGAGTACCTCCCGCTGCTGGTGAATTCGGCCGAGTCCACGGCGACCTACCGCATCCCGGATCCGGAAGCGGGGCCGTGGATGGCCTTCACTCGGCCGGGGGCGGAGACGTCGGAGGCGAACGTGCTGGTCGAAGCCAGCCTCGACGCCGAGGCGCAGATGTTTGCGACCGTGGACGTGGGAGACGTTCTTCCCCTCGGTCAGACGCTCGGAGCCGGTGAGCTCACCGCATGGGTGGGCTCCGACGTGGCGCTGCGCGCCGTGGTCATCGACCAATCGCCGCTCACTCGCTGTGTCGTCGATGCGACGGTGACCCTCCCCGACGAAGTGACGCGTATCGCGCTGCGCCTCCACGACGACGGCAAGCACGAAGATGGCCGTGTCGGAGATGGCATCTTCGGAGTGCCGTTCCACCAGACCAGCCTCCCGGGCATGTACGCAGTTCGGCTCTTCGCCACCTGCGCCGTAGAGCCGGGCGACGCGCGAGTCGTTCGGGAGAGGCAGCAGGCGTTCGTGCTGGCGCCGCTGCCGGATCTCGACGCCGACGGCCTCCCGGATCGCTGGCAGCTCCGCTACGGGCCAGCGGTGGAAGCGGACTCGGACGTGGACCGGGATGGCCTGACCGCGGCCGGCGAGTTCCAGGCCGCAACGAACCCGCTCCTGAGCGACACCGATGGAGGCGGTGAAGCGGACGGCTCCGAGGTCGCCGGGGGGAGAGATCCGCGCGATCCGTCCGACGACGCGATAGACTCGCCGGTCATTGACCCACGAGCAGGGAACGGGGTGGTGTTCCTTCCCGCGGGTATGGGCGCCGCGGAGACCGTCCTCGTCGTTGAGCGTGCCGGGGACGAGCAAGGGCCCTTCGTTCCGGTCCTCGGCGCTCGAGATGGCGAATCGCCTTTCTTGGTCGTCCCGGCACCGAACGGCCAGCGCGTGTGCCATCGGATGCGCGCCGAGCGCGGTCCCGTGATCAGCGGCTGGTCGGACGTCGAGTGCGCGACGCCCAACGTCGATCCCGTCCCGCCAGTCGTGCGTGTCACCAGTGGCTTGGTGGTGTCTAGGAGCCGCGACGTGAGCTTGGAGCTCGAGTTCGAGGATCCCAGCTTGCCCACCCACGTCCACCCGACCGTCGAGCTCGGAACCGTGGTCTCCGGCGTGGTCGAGCTGCGCTACTCGTTTGCCGGCGCACCCATCGAGAGCGTGGCGTGGCAATCGGTCGTAGCCCAATTGGACCTCCGCCTACCAGACGTCCCGGCAGGAGAGATCCACGTCCAGGTGCGCGACCTCGCCGGGAACGTCAGCAAGGTGGCGAGGGTCGGGTTCCGCCGGTTGCTCGACACCCGAGTCGATCAGGCCATCGCTGCCGAAGAACGCGCCGAAGACCAGCTGGACGCGGGCGATCTGGGCACGGCCAAAGCGGAGATCGTGGCCTCGCTCCTGAAGCTCGACGAAGCCGTGCTGGCGTCCCTCGCCCGTCTGTCCCAGTCGAAAGGCGCGAACCTGGACGAAGTGCACGTGCTCACGAAGTTGGTGAGGGTGAAGGCGCTGAAGCTGACGTGTGTTGCGCTGCTGAAAGCAAAGACCCTTCACCTCGCGAACCAGCGGCTCCAAGAAGCGCTCTCACTCGAGCTCGAGCTTGCTGAGTTTGCCGGGGAGCGGGGGTTGCGACTGTGA